From Streptomyces qinzhouensis, one genomic window encodes:
- a CDS encoding SWIM zinc finger family protein yields the protein MTRSVQALAYARPSALRSGADGSLLGLETSGGLTPAGAEDSPTFFSGFLDSPQTAARGLLAVADVAAARYVRPELRRLLDPVVTGNGDRLRFESFSGCCGVYARLDVLREGLGGAETGRGTTNVDVNDPLRNALSRMTGDSPLHLRVGPGEMAVTTLDGSVVEKKVPLPDRWLRGFAEAQVATAGFDLRAELSAAEAVRFLRSLPRSRSGGSSRGAMWVVPSGRTLRPTSRPVAGAVCLPGPERLEALGRVLRQATALRVYGPAAVDGTPVPTAWELVLPGMRLTLTLSPDAWRGFSGEGGVLESLSEEEAEQDAELLSVLLAWEPEIDPAELADRSGLPVARVRAGLVRLGTSGRVGYDVADAAYFHRELPYDAGRVERHNPRLVAARELLAAGAVAPDPDGVSAAVASGERTYRVRDAGGRLRCTCAWWAEHQGGRGPCKHALAVRMVRRGAAADRPRQEAGGGTEGTSDTDTDTGADTGADTGAVAGAGPVAGRGGAR from the coding sequence ATGACGCGATCAGTGCAGGCACTCGCCTACGCCCGGCCCTCCGCGCTCCGTTCCGGTGCGGACGGGAGCCTCCTCGGACTGGAGACCTCGGGCGGGCTCACCCCGGCCGGGGCCGAGGACAGTCCGACGTTCTTCTCCGGATTCCTCGACTCGCCGCAGACGGCGGCCCGCGGGCTGCTGGCCGTCGCCGATGTGGCGGCCGCCCGGTATGTGCGGCCGGAGCTGCGCCGGCTGCTCGACCCGGTGGTGACGGGGAACGGGGACCGGCTGCGGTTCGAGTCCTTCTCCGGCTGCTGTGGGGTGTACGCCCGGCTGGATGTGCTGCGGGAGGGGCTCGGCGGGGCGGAGACCGGCCGTGGGACGACCAATGTGGACGTCAACGACCCGCTGCGGAACGCGCTGTCGCGGATGACCGGTGACAGTCCGCTCCATCTGCGGGTGGGCCCGGGGGAGATGGCGGTCACCACTCTTGACGGCTCGGTGGTGGAGAAGAAGGTTCCGCTGCCGGACCGCTGGCTGCGGGGGTTCGCCGAGGCCCAGGTGGCGACGGCCGGATTCGATCTGCGGGCGGAGCTGTCGGCGGCGGAGGCGGTGCGGTTTCTGCGGTCGCTGCCCCGGTCCCGGTCCGGCGGTTCGTCGCGGGGGGCGATGTGGGTGGTCCCTTCGGGGCGGACGCTGCGGCCGACGAGCCGGCCGGTGGCGGGCGCGGTGTGTCTGCCGGGGCCGGAGCGGCTGGAGGCGCTGGGCCGGGTGCTGCGACAGGCGACGGCCCTGCGGGTGTACGGTCCCGCCGCGGTCGACGGCACCCCGGTGCCGACGGCGTGGGAGCTGGTGCTGCCGGGCATGCGGCTGACGCTGACGCTCTCCCCCGACGCCTGGCGGGGTTTCTCCGGCGAGGGCGGGGTGCTGGAGTCGCTGTCGGAGGAGGAGGCCGAGCAGGACGCGGAGCTGCTGTCGGTGCTGCTGGCCTGGGAGCCGGAGATCGACCCGGCGGAGCTGGCGGACCGCTCCGGTCTGCCGGTGGCCCGGGTCCGGGCGGGTCTGGTCCGGCTGGGGACCTCGGGCCGGGTGGGGTACGACGTGGCGGACGCCGCGTACTTCCACCGGGAACTTCCCTATGACGCCGGGCGGGTGGAGCGGCACAATCCGCGGCTCGTCGCCGCCCGGGAGCTGCTGGCCGCCGGGGCGGTGGCGCCGGACCCGGACGGGGTGTCGGCCGCGGTGGCCTCCGGCGAGCGCACCTATCGGGTGCGGGACGCGGGCGGGCGGCTGCGCTGCACCTGCGCCTGGTGGGCCGAGCACCAGGGCGGCCGGGGGCCGTGCAAGCACGCGCTCGCGGTACGCATGGTGCGCCGTGGCGCGGCCGCGGACCGGCCGCGACAGGAAGCCGGGGGCGGGACGGAAGGAACATCGGACACGGACACGGACACGGGCGCGGACACGGGCGCGGACACGGGCGCGGTCGCGGGTGCCGGTCCGGTCGCGGGTCGGGGAGGTGCGCGGTGA
- a CDS encoding PLP-dependent aminotransferase family protein, which yields MAPNETGADSPGHPGGERPSEPGPVPPPGGGFAWELLLPAAAAPARRRGRTLQSALRDAVRSGRLAAGTRLPSSRELAADLGVSRGLITEAYEQLTAEGYLRSDRGSGTWVGDAVRPGGTAAPGPVRERPSPVVDFRPGRPDLSLFPRAAWAAAQRTVLGSLPHRALSYPDPRGLPGLRSALAALLTRRRGVVADPDRLVVCAGVTQATTLLGLVLHGHGERAVGVEDPGSPVHGPVFDACGLRMTALPLDGEGLAMEPLRRSGVRTVMTTPSHQFPTGIAYSPRRRTELLDWARSVSGLVVEDDYDGDFRYDRAPVGALQGLDPDRVAYTGSVSKSLAPGLRMGWLLVPGPLVDEVVERKRTIDLGNPALDQAVMAHFVERGDYDRQLRRCQRAYRERRDVLVGALAEHFPGTEVSGIAAGLHIIAGLPRRYGPQDRFVAAARESGVALRTLAEHEMTAAGADSAEGVRLVLGYAHLAPSEIVRGVALLAAGVPGR from the coding sequence ATGGCCCCCAACGAGACCGGTGCGGACAGCCCGGGACACCCCGGCGGAGAACGGCCTTCGGAACCGGGGCCCGTCCCGCCGCCGGGCGGCGGCTTCGCCTGGGAGCTGCTGCTGCCCGCGGCCGCCGCGCCGGCCCGGCGGCGCGGCCGCACCCTTCAGTCGGCGCTCCGGGACGCCGTACGGTCGGGCAGGCTGGCGGCCGGCACCCGGCTGCCCTCGAGTCGGGAGCTGGCCGCCGATCTGGGCGTCTCACGGGGCCTGATCACCGAGGCGTACGAGCAGTTGACGGCCGAGGGCTATCTCCGCAGCGACCGTGGTTCGGGCACCTGGGTGGGGGACGCGGTGCGCCCGGGCGGTACGGCGGCCCCCGGCCCCGTACGGGAACGGCCCTCGCCGGTGGTGGACTTCCGGCCGGGCAGACCGGATCTGTCGCTCTTCCCCCGGGCGGCGTGGGCGGCGGCGCAGCGGACCGTCCTCGGCTCGCTGCCGCACCGGGCGCTGAGCTACCCCGACCCGCGGGGGCTGCCCGGGCTGCGGTCCGCGCTGGCGGCGCTGCTGACCCGGCGGCGGGGGGTGGTCGCGGACCCGGACCGGCTGGTGGTGTGTGCGGGGGTCACCCAGGCCACGACCCTGCTCGGGCTGGTTCTGCACGGGCACGGGGAGCGGGCCGTCGGCGTCGAGGATCCCGGCAGTCCGGTGCACGGGCCGGTGTTCGACGCCTGTGGGCTGCGGATGACGGCCCTGCCGCTGGACGGCGAAGGGCTGGCGATGGAACCCCTGCGGCGCAGTGGGGTACGGACGGTGATGACCACGCCCTCGCACCAGTTCCCCACCGGAATCGCCTATTCGCCCCGGCGCCGGACGGAACTCCTCGACTGGGCGCGTTCGGTGTCCGGGCTGGTCGTGGAGGACGACTACGACGGCGATTTCCGCTACGACCGGGCGCCGGTGGGCGCGCTCCAGGGACTGGACCCGGACCGGGTGGCCTACACCGGTTCGGTGAGCAAGTCGCTGGCGCCCGGGCTGCGGATGGGCTGGCTGCTGGTGCCGGGACCGCTGGTCGACGAGGTGGTGGAGCGGAAGCGGACGATCGACCTCGGCAACCCGGCGCTGGATCAGGCCGTGATGGCGCATTTCGTCGAGCGCGGTGACTACGACCGGCAGTTGCGGCGCTGTCAGCGCGCGTACCGGGAGCGGCGGGATGTGCTCGTGGGCGCGCTGGCGGAGCACTTCCCCGGTACGGAGGTGAGCGGGATCGCGGCGGGGCTGCACATCATCGCCGGGCTTCCGCGGCGGTACGGGCCGCAGGACCGGTTCGTGGCGGCGGCGCGGGAGTCGGGGGTGGCGCTGCGGACGCTGGCGGAGCACGAGATGACGGCGGCGGGGGCGGATTCGGCGGAGGGGGTACGGCTGGTGCTGGGGTATGCGCATCTGGCGCCGTCGGAGATCGTACGGGGGGTCGCGCTGCTGGCCGCGGGGGTGCCGGGGCGGTAG